From a single Gammaproteobacteria bacterium genomic region:
- the bstA gene encoding bacillithiol transferase BstA, giving the protein MTPTNSGTPDLRYPIGRYAPPAEITEQQVEAWIDEIASLPADLRAAVAPLTDEQLDTPYRPDGWTVRQVVHHLFDSHLNSYVRFKWTLTEDRPAIKAYDEKAWAELPDARGPVGPSLDALEALHTRWEDLLRRLNWSQFQLEFVHPEAGAIPLARNVGLYAWHGRHHLAHIERLIEREGWM; this is encoded by the coding sequence ATGACACCGACGAATTCCGGCACGCCCGACCTTCGCTATCCCATCGGCCGGTACGCTCCTCCGGCCGAGATTACGGAGCAGCAGGTCGAGGCCTGGATCGACGAGATCGCGTCTCTGCCCGCGGATCTGCGGGCGGCGGTCGCGCCCCTCACGGACGAGCAACTGGACACGCCATATCGGCCGGACGGCTGGACCGTGCGCCAGGTCGTGCACCACCTGTTCGACAGCCACCTGAACAGCTACGTGCGCTTCAAGTGGACCCTGACCGAGGACCGGCCGGCCATCAAGGCCTACGACGAGAAGGCCTGGGCGGAGCTGCCGGACGCCCGGGGCCCGGTTGGCCCATCGCTCGACGCACTGGAGGCCCTCCACACCCGCTGGGAGGACCTGTTGCGCCGCCTCAACTGGTCGCAGTTCCAGCTCGAGTTCGTGCACCCGGAGGCCGGCGCGATCCCGCTGGCCCGGAACGTCGGCCTCTACGCCTGGCACGGACGGCACCATCTTGCCCACATCGAGCGGCTGATCGAGCGGGAAGGCTGGATGTAG
- a CDS encoding SAM-dependent methyltransferase → MTVDINEVGTTAFVIACFRAMEKEKARPLFEDPYAEWFVTDQAMGMARQLADAVPESTHMLRFRTRFFNRFVERGIAEGARQVVSLGAGLDMRAQIFAAPGVTHYEVDQGAVVRYKHDVLRGHGITPSPALPFNYLEVDLPEKLAEAGFDLDAPTVIVWEGNTMYLPTETIFPFLNRLCARITSFRIAFDYFAEDMQKRDFERQEDLERIEAVERAMGASFPTGFADLAVFESETPLRVLDDGPIGDLGEGYGVDDIAENMATDEGLSIYQYCVLGTR, encoded by the coding sequence ATGACCGTCGACATCAACGAAGTCGGCACCACCGCGTTCGTGATCGCCTGCTTCCGGGCGATGGAGAAGGAGAAGGCGCGGCCGCTTTTCGAGGACCCCTACGCCGAGTGGTTCGTCACGGACCAGGCGATGGGAATGGCCCGCCAGTTGGCCGACGCGGTGCCCGAGTCCACCCACATGCTCCGGTTCCGCACGCGCTTCTTCAACCGCTTCGTCGAGCGGGGGATCGCCGAGGGCGCGCGCCAGGTCGTCTCGCTGGGGGCCGGGCTCGACATGCGCGCCCAGATCTTCGCGGCGCCGGGGGTGACCCACTACGAGGTGGACCAGGGGGCGGTGGTTCGCTATAAGCACGACGTCCTGCGCGGACACGGTATCACGCCCAGCCCCGCGCTCCCCTTCAACTACCTGGAAGTCGACCTCCCGGAGAAGCTGGCGGAAGCCGGATTCGACCTGGACGCCCCGACGGTGATCGTGTGGGAGGGCAACACCATGTATCTGCCCACCGAGACCATCTTCCCCTTCCTGAACCGCCTGTGCGCCCGGATCACCTCGTTCCGGATCGCGTTCGACTACTTCGCGGAGGACATGCAGAAGCGGGACTTCGAGAGGCAGGAGGACCTCGAACGCATCGAGGCGGTGGAACGGGCCATGGGGGCGTCGTTTCCGACCGGTTTCGCCGACCTGGCGGTGTTCGAATCGGAGACACCGCTCCGGGTACTCGATGATGGGCCCATCGGCGACCTGGGCGAGGGATACGGCGTGGACGACATCGCCGAGAACATGGCGACGGACGAGGGGTTGAGCATCTATCAATACTGCGTGCTGGGCACGCGGTAA